One stretch of Rhodoferax lithotrophicus DNA includes these proteins:
- the earP gene encoding elongation factor P maturation arginine rhamnosyltransferase EarP, producing MYSETPLLRWDIFCRVIDNFGDIGVCWRLACQLAQRGQSVRLWVDDPSALGWMAPEGASGVEVKRWTSPLDMTNITPGDVMVEAFGCEINPEFIAAYAYHISVKGQKCRWINLEYLSAEKFVLRSHGLPSPVMSGPGKGLIKHFFYPGFTAGTGGLLRETNLLERQANFDRTAWLEQQGLNWQGERLVSLFCYEPAGLGDLLEALAQDSPPTCLLVTPGRAKTALDAKLSDEKRLKCLWNKRNKLSFLYLPTLSQNDFDHLLWACDVNLVRGEDSLVRALWAGKPLVWHIYPQDDDAHVAKLSAFLDWLQAPASLCNFHMHWNGIPPAEAVHSRPDFLPQEWQMCAAQALKRLLAQDDLVTQLIRFIAKNH from the coding sequence ATGTATTCAGAAACACCACTTTTGCGCTGGGACATTTTTTGCCGGGTGATTGACAACTTTGGCGACATTGGTGTGTGCTGGCGACTGGCCTGCCAACTGGCGCAACGCGGCCAAAGTGTTCGTTTGTGGGTGGATGACCCCTCTGCGTTGGGCTGGATGGCGCCCGAGGGAGCTTCTGGAGTCGAAGTCAAGCGTTGGACGAGCCCGCTGGACATGACCAACATCACCCCAGGCGATGTCATGGTGGAAGCCTTTGGTTGCGAGATTAATCCTGAATTCATAGCTGCTTATGCATACCATATAAGCGTTAAAGGCCAAAAATGCAGATGGATCAACCTGGAATACCTGAGCGCCGAAAAGTTTGTGCTGCGCAGCCACGGTCTGCCTTCCCCGGTCATGAGTGGGCCCGGCAAGGGCTTGATCAAACATTTTTTCTATCCCGGTTTTACCGCCGGTACGGGTGGCCTGCTGCGCGAAACCAACCTGCTCGAACGCCAAGCGAATTTTGACCGTACAGCCTGGCTGGAGCAACAAGGGTTGAATTGGCAAGGCGAACGCCTGGTCTCCCTGTTTTGTTACGAACCTGCCGGTTTGGGCGATTTGCTGGAGGCTTTGGCCCAGGACTCACCACCGACCTGCTTGCTGGTGACCCCTGGACGCGCCAAAACCGCACTGGATGCCAAACTTTCAGATGAAAAAAGGCTGAAGTGCTTATGGAATAAGCGTAATAAGCTCTCATTTTTATATCTACCCACACTCTCCCAAAACGACTTTGACCATTTGTTATGGGCCTGTGATGTGAATTTGGTGCGTGGTGAAGATTCGCTGGTGCGGGCCTTATGGGCTGGCAAGCCGCTGGTGTGGCACATCTACCCCCAGGATGATGATGCCCATGTGGCGAAACTCAGCGCTTTTTTGGACTGGCTCCAGGCACCAGCTTCTCTGTGCAACTTTCACATGCATTGGAATGGCATTCCCCCAGCCGAAGCTGTGCACAGCAGGCCCGATTTTTTGCCCCAGGAATGGCAAATGTGCGCGGCACAAGCCCTGAAACGCTTGCTGGCCCAAGATGACTTGGTGACCCAGTTGATCCGGTTCATCGCAAAAAACCATTAA
- the efp gene encoding elongation factor P, whose translation MKIAQEIRAGNVIMHGKDPMVVLKTEYARGGRGAATVRMKLKSLIANFGTEVVFKADDKIDNVILDKKDCTYSYFADPMYICMDEEYNQYEVEAENMGDSLNYLEDGMPLEVVFYDGKAISVELPTNVVREITWTEPAVKGDTSGKVLKPAKIATGFEIGVPIFVAQGDKVEIDTRTGEYRKRV comes from the coding sequence ATGAAAATCGCTCAAGAAATCCGCGCCGGCAACGTGATCATGCATGGCAAAGACCCGATGGTCGTCCTGAAAACAGAATATGCCCGCGGCGGTCGCGGTGCCGCTACCGTGCGTATGAAGCTCAAAAGCCTGATCGCCAACTTCGGCACCGAAGTTGTTTTCAAGGCTGATGACAAGATTGACAATGTGATCCTGGACAAGAAGGATTGCACCTACTCCTACTTTGCCGATCCCATGTACATCTGCATGGACGAGGAATACAACCAGTACGAAGTCGAAGCCGAAAACATGGGCGACTCGCTCAACTACCTGGAAGACGGCATGCCACTCGAAGTGGTGTTTTATGACGGCAAAGCCATTTCTGTCGAGTTGCCCACCAACGTGGTACGCGAAATCACCTGGACGGAGCCCGCTGTCAAAGGCGACACTTCTGGCAAAGTTTTGAAACCCGCCAAAATCGCCACCGGTTTTGAGATCGGTGTGCCAATTTTTGTGGCCCAAGGCGACAAGGTTGAAATTGACACACGCACGGGCGAATACCGCAAGCGCGTCTGA
- a CDS encoding TIGR00730 family Rossman fold protein has translation MDYTKSLPHLLTEQHMADVWADVLKYPANDTVLHPNAHRLAFADPEFLLRRETRGMRMQLEMLKPDLGQSAQGIHHTVVVFGSARFLSPEKAQAQLQEAEQSDDTRAIALAQRQVRNAQHYDQARLFAKLVAQHSAQQPPKHQLFICTGGGPGIMEAANRGAHEVGAPTVGLNIALPHEQCANPYVTPSLSYKFHYFALRKMHFMIRAKALVAFPGGFGTLDELFEVITLVQTKKAQPVPIVLFGSDYWKRLVNLDVLVEEGVISPEDLELMHYVDSPEDAWAVIKRFYNL, from the coding sequence ATGGATTACACAAAATCGCTCCCCCACCTGCTGACCGAACAACACATGGCCGATGTTTGGGCCGATGTGCTGAAATACCCAGCCAACGACACCGTGTTGCACCCCAATGCGCATCGCCTGGCTTTTGCCGACCCTGAATTTTTGCTGCGCCGCGAAACCCGCGGCATGCGCATGCAACTGGAAATGCTCAAGCCCGATCTGGGGCAATCCGCACAAGGTATTCACCACACCGTAGTGGTGTTTGGCAGTGCACGTTTTCTCTCCCCTGAAAAAGCCCAGGCCCAGCTGCAAGAAGCCGAACAAAGCGATGACACGCGAGCCATCGCCCTGGCACAACGCCAAGTGCGAAATGCCCAGCACTACGACCAGGCACGCCTGTTTGCCAAATTGGTGGCTCAGCACAGCGCCCAACAACCCCCGAAGCACCAACTTTTCATTTGTACCGGCGGCGGCCCAGGCATCATGGAAGCAGCCAACCGTGGCGCGCACGAGGTGGGCGCACCGACTGTCGGCCTGAACATTGCCCTGCCGCATGAGCAATGCGCCAACCCTTACGTCACGCCCAGCTTAAGTTACAAGTTTCATTACTTTGCGCTGCGCAAAATGCATTTCATGATCCGCGCCAAAGCCCTGGTCGCATTTCCTGGCGGGTTTGGTACGCTGGATGAACTATTTGAAGTGATCACCCTGGTGCAAACCAAAAAAGCCCAACCGGTTCCGATTGTGCTGTTTGGCAGCGACTACTGGAAACGCCTGGTCAACCTGGATGTCTTGGTCGAAGAAGGTGTCATTTCACCGGAAGACCTTGAGCTGATGCACTACGTCGATAGCCCAGAAGATGCTTGGGCTGTGATCAAACGCTTTTACAACTTGTGA
- a CDS encoding MFS transporter encodes MTAVTPLSSTALARLIAGHICLHACMAGVRMAAPLMALREGYSAWAVGVLLSLFALTQVFLALPAGRYVDRHGFKRPIGLCVLSASFGTGLAVVWPIFPVLCMSALLTGGSTGVAAISLQRHVGRSAQSTSELKRMFSWLSIGPALSNFVGPLSAGLLIDAGGFRVAYFALAFLPLMTWLWVRRTVELPPVVMPSGTHKASSWDLLRQPMMRRLMLVNWLLSSCWDVHTLVVPVLGHERGLSASAIGAILGGFALAATTVRVALPLLAAHVHEWVVVTIAMLCTAVLFGVYPLMPSALMMGACSVLLGFALGSVQPMIMSTLHQITPEARHGEALGFRMMAINASSVLMPMLFGSAGAVIGVSLVFWVVGAGVAAGSRCAWHLRPPVLVAHKL; translated from the coding sequence ATGACCGCAGTGACCCCACTGAGTTCGACAGCGCTGGCTCGTTTGATCGCCGGTCACATCTGTCTGCATGCCTGTATGGCGGGGGTGCGCATGGCGGCCCCATTGATGGCATTGCGTGAGGGTTATAGCGCATGGGCCGTTGGCGTGTTGCTGTCTTTGTTTGCTTTGACCCAGGTATTTTTGGCTTTGCCCGCAGGGCGGTATGTAGATCGGCATGGCTTCAAGCGCCCCATTGGCCTGTGCGTTTTGTCGGCCAGTTTTGGTACTGGTTTGGCTGTGGTCTGGCCGATATTTCCGGTGTTGTGTATGAGTGCTTTGCTGACTGGTGGATCCACCGGGGTAGCTGCAATCAGTCTTCAACGCCATGTAGGTCGATCCGCACAAAGTACAAGCGAGCTCAAACGCATGTTCAGTTGGCTATCGATTGGACCAGCTTTGTCGAATTTTGTTGGGCCGCTGTCGGCTGGTTTGCTGATTGATGCAGGTGGTTTCCGGGTAGCCTATTTTGCATTGGCATTTCTACCATTGATGACTTGGTTATGGGTGCGTCGCACAGTTGAATTACCGCCAGTGGTGATGCCATCGGGAACCCATAAGGCGAGCTCCTGGGATTTGTTGCGCCAGCCCATGATGCGCCGATTGATGTTGGTCAATTGGTTATTGTCCTCATGTTGGGATGTGCACACCTTGGTGGTTCCGGTGCTTGGGCATGAGCGTGGTTTGAGTGCTTCGGCCATTGGTGCAATTTTGGGCGGCTTTGCCCTGGCCGCCACAACGGTCCGGGTTGCCTTGCCTTTGCTTGCCGCACATGTGCACGAATGGGTGGTGGTGACCATCGCCATGTTGTGTACTGCGGTGTTGTTTGGTGTGTATCCTTTGATGCCGTCAGCATTGATGATGGGAGCCTGCTCGGTTTTGTTGGGATTCGCCTTGGGTTCTGTTCAGCCGATGATCATGAGCACATTGCATCAGATCACGCCTGAGGCGCGTCATGGGGAAGCGCTTGGTTTTCGTATGATGGCCATCAATGCCTCCAGCGTATTGATGCCCATGCTGTTTGGTTCAGCAGGGGCGGTAATTGGTGTGTCGCTGGTTTTTTGGGTGGTGGGTGCAGGTGTGGCGGCAGGCTCGCGCTGTGCCTGGCATTTGCGCCCTCCTGTTTTAGTAGCTCACAAGTTGTAA
- a CDS encoding 2-hydroxyacid dehydrogenase — MQLKTSSGRINKPAVLVARAIFPEVLQTLQQHFEVTSNQADVLWNPEQLAFAAKGVAGILTTGSERIDAALLAACPDLKICANMAVGYNNFDVAAMTTARVVATNTPDVLTETTADFGFALILAAARRMTEGEHFLRAGLWNRWRYDMLAGAEVHGTTLGILGMGRIGQAIAKRGAHGFGMRVIYHNRSRLDAVTEGVCAASFVSKQDLLQQADHLILVLPYSTESHHAIGVAELAQMKPTATLVNIARGGIVDDVALAAALKAGALAAAGLDVFEGEPRVHPDLLTLPNVVLTPHIASATLRTRRAMAQLAAANLIGFLLHGKALTPLNALQ, encoded by the coding sequence ATGCAGCTTAAAACTTCATCGGGCCGGATCAATAAACCTGCTGTCTTAGTGGCACGTGCCATTTTTCCCGAGGTGTTGCAGACGTTGCAACAACATTTTGAGGTAACCAGCAATCAAGCGGACGTGTTATGGAATCCAGAGCAGTTGGCGTTTGCTGCAAAAGGAGTTGCTGGTATTTTGACGACAGGTAGCGAGCGCATTGATGCAGCGTTGCTGGCAGCCTGCCCAGATCTGAAAATCTGCGCCAACATGGCGGTGGGGTATAACAATTTTGATGTGGCGGCCATGACAACTGCCAGAGTCGTTGCCACCAATACGCCTGATGTGTTGACCGAGACGACCGCTGATTTTGGCTTTGCACTGATTCTGGCTGCAGCCCGGCGCATGACTGAAGGGGAGCATTTTTTACGTGCAGGCCTCTGGAATCGGTGGCGCTATGACATGTTGGCCGGGGCCGAGGTGCACGGTACGACCTTGGGTATTTTGGGGATGGGACGTATCGGCCAAGCCATAGCTAAGCGGGGCGCACATGGTTTTGGCATGCGTGTTATTTACCACAACCGTTCTCGCTTGGATGCTGTAACCGAAGGCGTGTGTGCTGCCAGTTTTGTGAGCAAACAGGATTTGTTACAGCAGGCGGATCATCTGATTCTGGTCTTGCCCTATTCAACTGAATCACATCATGCAATTGGTGTAGCTGAGTTGGCACAAATGAAGCCTACCGCGACTTTGGTGAATATTGCCAGAGGCGGGATTGTGGATGATGTCGCCCTGGCAGCTGCGTTAAAGGCCGGTGCTTTGGCTGCTGCGGGTTTGGATGTGTTTGAAGGCGAGCCACGTGTACATCCCGATTTGTTGACACTGCCCAACGTGGTGCTGACACCGCACATTGCCAGTGCCACCCTGCGCACCCGTCGGGCCATGGCTCAGTTGGCGGCCGCCAATCTGATTGGCTTCTTGCTGCATGGCAAAGCCCTGACTCCCTTGAATGCGTTGCAGTGA
- a CDS encoding IS630 family transposase: MEKESARNQTLEQLHERRKQVVRLHKKAIKIVELSGLTYPTVRATIDLFEEGGWAAIRPARRGRPKGDGRALSAVQEETIQRIIIDKRPEQLKMDFFLWSRAAVGQLIEQEYGIKLPVRSIGKYLARWGFTPQKPIKRAYEQNPQAVQAWLQGEYPGIEQRAKREGAEIHWGDETALTNTDARGRSFAPAGKTPVALTVGSTRQKLSMIATVTNQGKTRWMIIEESFDADKFCEFLQALIKDAGKKVFLILDNLRVHHSKVVKAWVAERKEQIELFYLLSYSPQLNPEERLNADLKQEMSKRVPVRTKAKLRQAASEHMTMLEQTPERVIGYFQDRHVKYAA, translated from the coding sequence ATGGAAAAAGAAAGTGCAAGAAATCAAACCCTGGAGCAACTCCACGAGCGGCGCAAACAAGTCGTGCGATTGCACAAAAAGGCCATCAAGATCGTTGAACTGAGCGGACTGACCTACCCGACGGTACGCGCCACCATTGACCTATTCGAAGAAGGCGGCTGGGCAGCCATACGCCCAGCCCGACGTGGTCGTCCCAAAGGAGACGGTCGAGCCCTCAGTGCTGTGCAGGAAGAGACCATCCAGCGCATCATCATCGACAAGCGTCCTGAACAACTCAAGATGGACTTCTTCCTGTGGAGCCGCGCAGCCGTAGGTCAACTCATTGAGCAGGAATACGGCATCAAACTGCCCGTGCGTAGCATAGGCAAATACTTGGCGCGCTGGGGCTTCACACCGCAAAAGCCCATCAAACGTGCCTACGAGCAAAACCCGCAGGCGGTGCAGGCTTGGCTGCAGGGTGAATACCCCGGCATTGAGCAGCGCGCCAAACGTGAGGGTGCAGAGATCCACTGGGGTGACGAGACCGCCCTGACTAACACCGATGCGCGTGGCAGAAGCTTCGCACCCGCAGGCAAAACACCTGTGGCTTTGACTGTTGGCAGCACCCGCCAAAAGCTCTCCATGATCGCCACCGTCACCAATCAAGGCAAGACCCGCTGGATGATCATTGAGGAATCATTTGACGCTGACAAATTCTGTGAATTCCTGCAAGCCCTAATCAAGGATGCAGGCAAAAAGGTGTTCCTGATTCTGGACAACTTGCGGGTTCATCACAGCAAGGTTGTCAAGGCCTGGGTAGCCGAGAGAAAAGAGCAGATTGAACTGTTTTACCTGCTCAGCTACAGCCCACAGCTCAATCCTGAGGAGCGACTCAATGCGGACCTGAAGCAGGAGATGAGCAAGCGTGTGCCGGTGCGCACCAAAGCCAAATTACGCCAGGCAGCATCAGAACATATGACGATGCTGGAGCAGACGCCCGAGCGGGTCATTGGCTACTTTCAGGATCGGCACGTCAAATATGCAGCTTAA
- a CDS encoding serine hydrolase domain-containing protein produces the protein MTLKLVNPEKVGLCPRRTQRLMDVLQSEVDKKRLPGAVAVVARHGQLALFDSVGLLNPATGTIMTRDARFRIYSMTKPIVSVAAMMLMEEGKLLLADPVSRYLPEFGVQQVATWVDGKVQLQGVAKAATLHDLLRHTAGMTYEFLGSTPVQRQYTQLRMGSRERSLADFSQQLAGLPLVFEPGSAFEYSRATDVLGRVIEVISGQSLETFLYERIFAPLGMQHTAFHVAEQHHELIAEPFARDPDGGIQMKVIDVRTQTALASGGGGLTSTAMDYARFLQFMLNRGELDGVRLLGARTVDFMTSDHLGELTVFSAGSRALLPAGHGFGLGFAVRKHLGVATVPGSVGTYFWGGLAGTTFFVDPALDLFGMLMLQAPNQREFYRMLFRNMVYAALLD, from the coding sequence ATGACTTTGAAACTGGTAAATCCGGAAAAAGTGGGGCTTTGTCCACGGCGCACACAGCGACTGATGGACGTGCTGCAAAGTGAGGTAGATAAAAAACGCTTACCTGGTGCGGTTGCTGTGGTGGCCCGGCACGGGCAATTGGCCTTGTTTGACAGTGTCGGGTTGCTTAATCCTGCTACTGGCACCATCATGACACGTGATGCCCGTTTTCGCATCTATTCCATGACCAAACCTATTGTGTCGGTGGCGGCCATGATGCTGATGGAAGAGGGCAAGTTGCTGTTGGCTGACCCAGTGTCACGTTATTTGCCTGAATTTGGTGTGCAGCAAGTGGCTACATGGGTGGATGGCAAGGTGCAATTGCAAGGGGTGGCCAAGGCGGCGACGTTGCATGATCTGTTGCGTCATACTGCCGGCATGACGTATGAATTCCTGGGTTCAACTCCGGTTCAGCGTCAGTACACTCAGTTGCGAATGGGGTCACGTGAGCGTAGTTTGGCTGACTTTTCTCAGCAATTAGCGGGGTTGCCATTGGTTTTTGAGCCGGGCAGCGCCTTTGAATACAGCCGCGCCACGGATGTGCTGGGGCGAGTCATTGAGGTGATTTCCGGACAGAGTCTAGAAACCTTCCTGTATGAGCGCATTTTTGCGCCTTTGGGCATGCAGCACACCGCTTTTCATGTGGCCGAGCAGCATCATGAACTTATAGCTGAGCCTTTTGCGCGCGATCCTGATGGTGGCATTCAAATGAAAGTCATTGATGTGCGTACCCAGACTGCTTTGGCCTCAGGCGGCGGTGGCTTGACTTCTACTGCGATGGATTACGCCCGGTTTTTGCAGTTCATGCTCAATCGTGGTGAGTTGGATGGTGTGCGTCTTCTGGGGGCACGGACGGTTGATTTCATGACCAGCGATCATTTGGGTGAATTAACAGTGTTTAGCGCTGGTTCGCGTGCGTTATTACCTGCTGGGCACGGCTTTGGCTTAGGCTTTGCCGTGCGCAAACATTTGGGTGTGGCCACCGTGCCGGGGTCCGTTGGAACTTATTTTTGGGGTGGGCTGGCCGGAACTACTTTTTTTGTTGACCCCGCTCTGGATCTGTTTGGTATGTTGATGCTGCAAGCCCCCAATCAGCGCGAGTTTTACCGGATGTTATTTCGCAATATGGTGTACGCAGCGCTACTGGATTGA
- a CDS encoding ion transporter encodes MSNVKSALGKPLAGWRTQLYAIIFEADTRAGRRFDQALIAIILSSVTVVMLDSVRDINVRYHQGLILAEWLFTFLFTVEYLARLLCVRYPFRYAVSFYGVIDLLALLPTYLALLVPEVGVLIDVRILRLLRVFRVFKLTAYVSEYQALGLALRASVRKIMVLLAAVLMIVLVMGTLMYVVEGPENGFTSIPTAVYWAITTMTTVGFGDITAKTDLGRLIASVMMLLGWGTLAVPTGIVTAEMSYARHAPATTRTCQECLAEGHMPDAHFCRHCGACLPDYAHERPQV; translated from the coding sequence ATGTCTAATGTGAAAAGTGCCCTTGGAAAGCCACTTGCAGGCTGGCGCACGCAGCTTTACGCTATTATTTTTGAGGCCGATACCCGTGCCGGCAGGAGATTTGATCAGGCATTGATCGCCATCATTTTGAGTAGTGTGACGGTGGTGATGCTTGACAGTGTGCGTGACATCAATGTCCGTTATCACCAGGGGCTCATACTGGCTGAATGGCTATTTACCTTCTTGTTCACTGTGGAGTACCTGGCCCGATTGCTGTGCGTGCGTTACCCATTTCGTTATGCGGTGAGTTTTTATGGGGTCATAGATTTGCTGGCTTTGTTGCCGACTTACCTGGCATTATTGGTGCCAGAAGTTGGTGTGTTGATTGATGTGCGCATCTTGCGATTACTACGCGTATTCCGGGTTTTCAAGCTGACCGCTTATGTGTCAGAGTACCAAGCCCTCGGGCTGGCTTTGCGAGCCAGTGTGCGTAAGATCATGGTTCTTTTGGCAGCAGTGCTGATGATTGTTCTGGTGATGGGCACACTTATGTATGTGGTGGAAGGGCCAGAAAACGGCTTTACCAGCATACCGACTGCGGTTTACTGGGCCATCACCACCATGACCACCGTGGGTTTTGGTGACATTACTGCCAAGACCGATTTGGGTCGACTGATTGCGTCGGTCATGATGTTGCTGGGTTGGGGGACGCTGGCCGTTCCGACTGGCATAGTGACCGCCGAAATGAGCTACGCCCGCCATGCGCCCGCCACGACCCGTACCTGTCAGGAGTGTCTGGCCGAAGGCCATATGCCAGATGCTCATTTTTGTCGCCATTGTGGTGCATGTCTGCCAGATTACGCGCATGAGCGGCCGCAAGTCTGA
- a CDS encoding amino acid ABC transporter substrate-binding protein codes for MRINKVKTLAVIAATFGTFAALPAHAGKTLDGIKARGQVVCGVNTGLAGFGAADSAGKWTGLDVDICRAIAATTLGDAEKVKYVPLNAQQRFTALQSGEIDVLSRNTTFTLTRDASLGLNDTAVTYYDGQGFMVPVKSKIKSAKQLKGQTVCVQSGTTTEKNLTDYSKAAGLNIKPVVFEKLEAAENAYFTGRCIAYTTDASGLASTRNKVAKDPAEHIILPELISKEPLGPMVRRGDDEWFAIVKWTIYGLLEAEEYGITQTNVDALKATSKDPVVQRILGTSEDTGKLLGLSKDWMANAVKATGNYGEIFERNVGPKSPLGLPRGVNNLWNKGGLMYAYPVR; via the coding sequence ATGCGTATAAACAAAGTGAAAACACTGGCAGTCATTGCAGCCACATTTGGCACCTTTGCGGCATTACCCGCCCATGCAGGCAAAACGCTTGATGGCATCAAAGCCCGTGGGCAAGTTGTGTGCGGAGTCAATACGGGTTTGGCTGGTTTTGGTGCAGCTGACTCTGCTGGCAAGTGGACAGGCTTGGATGTGGACATCTGTCGTGCCATTGCTGCGACCACCTTGGGTGATGCTGAAAAAGTGAAATATGTCCCCCTGAATGCGCAACAACGCTTTACGGCTTTGCAGTCTGGCGAAATTGACGTACTCTCGCGCAACACCACTTTTACCCTGACACGTGATGCGTCGCTGGGGTTGAACGATACAGCCGTCACTTACTACGACGGCCAAGGCTTTATGGTGCCTGTCAAGAGCAAAATCAAAAGCGCCAAACAACTCAAAGGGCAAACGGTCTGTGTGCAATCTGGTACCACCACCGAAAAAAACCTGACCGATTACTCCAAAGCTGCAGGCCTGAACATCAAACCTGTTGTGTTTGAAAAGTTGGAAGCTGCTGAAAACGCCTATTTCACTGGCCGTTGCATCGCCTACACCACTGATGCCTCTGGCTTGGCATCTACCCGTAACAAGGTTGCCAAAGACCCCGCAGAACACATCATCCTGCCAGAGCTGATCTCGAAAGAGCCCCTTGGCCCCATGGTTCGCCGCGGTGATGACGAGTGGTTTGCGATTGTCAAGTGGACCATTTATGGCCTGCTCGAAGCTGAAGAATACGGCATTACCCAAACCAATGTAGACGCTCTGAAGGCCACCAGCAAAGATCCCGTGGTGCAACGCATCTTGGGCACCTCTGAAGACACCGGTAAGCTGTTGGGCCTGAGCAAAGACTGGATGGCCAATGCCGTCAAGGCCACTGGCAATTACGGTGAAATTTTTGAGCGCAATGTTGGCCCCAAATCACCTCTGGGTCTGCCCCGTGGTGTCAACAACCTGTGGAATAAAGGCGGCCTGATGTACGCCTACCCTGTTCGTTAA
- a CDS encoding amino acid ABC transporter permease — translation MNPQTPPKKNSWSWRSQAFRGIVYQLIAAVAIAAITWFLIHNTLVNMQARGIKSGFDFLSQAAGFDIGESLYPFDSAQPYWEAFLIGVTNTLRVAVLGIILATLLGTILGVGRFSRNALVRGLCLSYVEFFRNIPVLLQLLMWYVILTEVLPASSEAWTLGPFFLSKGGLNFPIPVWSTGQLWAAYGLLPGVLFGWAYRRRAVRKFETTGKPGSMVLMPLVIMLFASLAGWALGGAPTEFNRPIKGDFAIENGGALTPEFLAVLMGLTLYTASFIAEVVRGGISSVARGQGEAASALGLNRNQEMRLVMLPQALRVIIPPLTNQYLNLTKNSSLAVAIGYPDVVSIANTALNQTGRAVECISLVMLVYLATSLGTSLLMNWYNNRAAIKER, via the coding sequence ATGAACCCACAAACTCCTCCCAAAAAAAATAGCTGGTCCTGGCGCAGTCAGGCCTTCCGAGGCATCGTTTATCAGCTGATTGCTGCAGTTGCCATTGCTGCCATCACATGGTTCCTGATTCATAACACGCTCGTCAACATGCAAGCGCGTGGTATCAAAAGTGGCTTTGATTTTTTATCACAAGCCGCCGGTTTTGACATTGGAGAAAGTCTTTACCCTTTTGACTCGGCCCAACCCTATTGGGAGGCCTTTCTGATTGGTGTGACCAACACCTTGCGCGTGGCCGTGCTGGGCATCATTTTGGCCACATTGCTGGGCACCATATTAGGGGTAGGCCGTTTCTCACGCAACGCGTTGGTGCGTGGACTGTGTCTGTCTTACGTTGAATTCTTTCGCAACATCCCGGTACTGCTGCAACTGCTGATGTGGTATGTGATCTTGACCGAGGTCTTACCAGCATCCTCCGAGGCCTGGACTCTGGGCCCATTTTTCCTCAGTAAAGGCGGCTTGAATTTTCCCATCCCGGTCTGGAGTACCGGCCAACTTTGGGCTGCCTATGGCCTGCTGCCAGGCGTGCTGTTCGGCTGGGCTTACCGACGCAGGGCCGTTCGCAAATTTGAAACCACCGGCAAGCCAGGTAGCATGGTTTTGATGCCTTTGGTCATCATGCTGTTTGCCAGCCTGGCAGGTTGGGCACTCGGTGGCGCACCCACGGAATTCAACCGTCCCATCAAAGGTGACTTTGCCATTGAAAACGGCGGTGCACTCACCCCTGAATTCCTGGCCGTATTAATGGGACTGACGCTCTACACCGCATCCTTCATTGCTGAAGTGGTGCGCGGTGGCATTTCGTCTGTTGCACGTGGTCAGGGTGAGGCCGCCTCCGCACTAGGCCTGAACCGAAACCAGGAAATGCGGCTTGTGATGCTGCCACAAGCATTACGCGTGATCATTCCGCCGCTGACCAACCAATACCTGAACCTGACCAAAAACTCATCATTAGCCGTGGCCATCGGTTACCCGGATGTGGTCTCCATTGCCAACACCGCACTGAACCAGACTGGCCGCGCTGTGGAATGTATCTCTTTGGTGATGCTGGTTTACCTGGCCACCTCACTGGGCACTTCCTTGCTAATGAACTGGTACAACAACCGTGCGGCCATCAAAGAACGTTGA